In Lycium ferocissimum isolate CSIRO_LF1 chromosome 11, AGI_CSIRO_Lferr_CH_V1, whole genome shotgun sequence, a single genomic region encodes these proteins:
- the LOC132037617 gene encoding putative F-box/FBD/LRR-repeat protein At4g03220, with product MKNTKIILMETRSVKKKRLLDEIYASFSCGEDRISDLPDAVLHHILFFLPIKSIAKLSVLSKRWRQIWHAFPDLDFTTINVPSSANSTPKVGPNSRNKKLQNTNWTSIGGADFIDQVLSLHDKNSGIRVLRFRANLSFSRLNALIRGAVKHNVQELDVEVATNDYFNFPRSAINSDSLRVFKLKSKYPGFRLPPSSIMKNGFKNLFSLSLSCIIMYEQPSLHDLFTDTSFPLLKKLNLDGCSGLMYLHVSCRVLEELILENCFQLEHLDITGPKLEKLSVKSCFDSYTSGTEVKIVCPRLKRIIWSNNTITDQSCLENLTSLIEALIGFFVLLEDLGAMKLRSMNDFLSGLSHSHSLVLENQSVEILSKNNHLAGISLRPFTKLRSLELQTGFHKHNIPGLANLFRSSPATNTLILKITNEHNIQRRKWNRDLWQLSNSGEERFWESQSNAMNSFLQHLKVVKIHGFSECESDVSLVKFLLKHGKVLQEMFLCAELSKSRDSLHREKIKSQIMGFSKASCNAKIVFK from the exons ATGAAGaacacaaaaatcattttaatggAAACAAGATCCGTTAAGAAAAAAAGGCTTCTCGATGAAATCTACGCGAGCTTTTCATGTGGTGAAGACCGGATCAGTGATCTACCTGATGCAGTTCTTCaccacattcttttctttcttcccatTAAATCCATCGCCAAACTTAGCGTACTCTCTAAGCGATGGAGGCAAATATGGCACGCATTCCCAGATCTCGATTTCACCACGATCAACGTCCCATCATCtgctaactcaaccccaaaagtcGGCCCAAACAGTCGTAACAAAAAATTGCAAAACACAAATTGGACTAGTATTGGAGGAGCTGATTTCATCGATCAAGTGTTGTCCCTTCATGATAAAAATTCAGGAATTAGGGTCCTTCGTTTTCGTGCAAATTTGAGTTTCTCACGATTAAATGCCCTGATTCGTGGCGCTGTCAAGCACAATGTCCAAGAACTCGACGTCGAAGTTGCGACCAATGACTATTTTAATTTCCCTCGAAGTGCTATTAACAGTGACTCTTTAAGGGTTTTTAAATTAAAGTCTAAATATCCAGGGTTCAGGTTACCACCTTCGTCAATAATGAAAAatggtttcaaaaatttgttCTCATTGTCACTTTCGTGCATCATTATGTACGAGCAACCTTCGCTACACGATTTATTCACGGATACATCTTTCCCGTTGCTTAAGAAATTGAATCTTGATGGTTGCAGTGGGTTAATGTACTTACACGTAAGTTGTCGTGTACTCGAAGAATTAATTCTCGAGAATTGTTTTCAATTGGAGCATTTAGACATCACGGGTCCGAAATTGGAGAAATTGAGTGTCAAGAGTTGTTTCGATTCGTACACCAGTGGTACTGAGGTTAAGATTGTTTGTCCGAGACTTAAAAGGATAATATGGTCGAATAATACTATTACGGATCAAAGTTGTTTGGAGAATTTAACTTCGTTAATTGAGGCATTGATtggtttttttgttcttttggagGATCTTGGTGCAATGAAGCTTCGGAGCATGAATGATTTCTTGTCGGGGCTCTCACATTCACATTCTTTAGTTCTTGAAAACCAAAGTGTTGAG ATTCTATCGAAGAATAATCACTTGGCGGGCATATCTCTGCGTCCTTTTACTAAACTGAGATCGTTAGAGTTGCAAACAGGGTTCCACAAACACAACATTCCAGGATTAGCAAATCTGTTTAGGAGTTCTCCAGCAACTAACACACTCATTCTCAAGATTACCAATGAGCACAACATCCAAAGAAGG AAATGGAATAGGGACCTATGGCAATTGTCAAACTCAGGTGAAGAACGATTTTGGGAGTCACAAAGTAATGCAATGAATTCCTTCCTTCAACATCTTAAAGTAGTGAAAATTCATGGATTCTCAGAGTGTGAAAGTGATGTTAGTTTAGTCAAGTTCTTGTTGAAGCATGGAAAAGTATTGCAAGAAATGTTCTTGTGTGCAGAGCTTTCCAAATCAAGAGACTCTCTTCACAGAGAAAAAATCAAATCACAAATAATGGGGTTTTCTAAGGCATCTTGTAATGCTAAGATTGTGTTCAAGTAA